A region of the Cryptococcus neoformans var. neoformans B-3501A chromosome 6, whole genome shotgun sequence genome:
ATGCAAGGAACCGGAAGAATGGCTCTTCAAACAGGTTTGCACCCTGCCCAATTGAAGGACAGTGTCACTAGTAAGCCccattctcattcttcccaTTCATGCACCATGTTCTAATCAATTCTTCAGCTCCCGGTGGATGCACCATTGCCGGTTTGTTGACACTTGAAGACGGCCGGGTGCGATCAACGATGGCCAGAGCTATCCAAGTCGCCACTAACCAGTAAGTTTTATCtattctctcttttctccgGAAATCTGCAGCTAACGGATTTCAAAGTGCTTCCGGCCTCGGACAAGACAAGAAGTAAAGAAAGCAAAGGCTTTAGAGAACGGTGGTGGTAGGACTACGAAGCGGGCAAAAGTGTGATACATTGCGGGCCCATCGATATCATATGATAGAGTTATTCATGTAGGCATCATATTGGCTATTCTCTGGACCCCTTGTGTTGACAGGCCCACCATATTGCCCGGTTATTGCAATCAAGTGATCAACCTCTGCCACTTTCTTTTCTATTAGTAGTTTGCGGTGGTTCCTTTATAAGTCCTCAATTTGATTGAAATTTGATTGAGGAATTAGGAACGGGGGACTTTTTTAAAGTGATGACGTTTACACTTTCCGCAACGACTTTCCGAATTCCGTCGGCCATCGATTCGTTGATTGCGCGATGGCGATAATCGAAAAGAGAACTATACTCCATATTCCTTTGTTCAACAGGAATTCAACTTGTGGAAAACCAGCAAGTCATGTCCACAGAAGAAACAGCAAGACCTCTTAAGCCATCTGTCCAAGCTACAGAGCTCCCTAAGGAAGCTTCTCTCGCCTCTGTACGTTCTATCTATACCTTGTCATTGACCCGCTTAACGCCCTGCCTCTAGCTCCCGTCCGAATCTTATCCTGAAATCCACCAAGGCGCTTCCCTGCTCCTCGCTCTCCGCCTCCAAGACCGACCTATCCTCCTTATCGGCGGCGGAGTCGTCGCCTCCTCTCGTCtctacttcctcctcgaaTCCGGCGCTCACATCACCCTCATCTCGCCATTGCCTCTCGacccttccatctcccactACATCTCTCACCCCTCTACTGCCTCCCAAATTACCCATCTAGCCCGCCCTTATGCTGGACGGTCCGATCCGGTCAAAGTGAAGGATTTCGATCTCGTCCTCACGGCTATCGACGATAATGACTTGTCAAGGGAGGTATGTGAGATGTGCAGGGAAGAACGGGTGATGGTGAACGTGGCGGATATCCCACCACAATGCGATTTCTATTTCGGTGCACAAATGCGCCGGGGTCCTTTACAGATCCTCATCTCTACCGGGGGGTTAGGACCGAGAGCGGGAGCAATGTTGAGGGATTTGATCGTGGACGCGTTACCGGACGATATTGAGTCGAGTTTGGAAGGCGTGGGTGCGTTGAGAAGGGATCTGAGGGAACGTGCGCCTGGAGTAGGAGGGAaaggtgggaagaagaggatggagtgGATGAAGGCTATTTGTGATAAGTGGGGATTGGGACAAATGAAGAAGTTTAATGATGTAACTgtcaggaagaggattctGGATGAAGgttgggagaagggaatCGTCCTAGGTCCGGAGcacttggagaagaggggagaTGATTGGACAGCAATTGCAGGGAAGGTGGTAGGGAATATGCTGGCATTGGGGATGGCGGCAGGTTTTGCTATTTGGCTTCGTGCTTATAATACTGCTAAACGATAGCTTTTATTTCATATGTGGCTCTATGATTGATCGCTATTGCCCGGTAGACCATTCTAACCCATCTAATCGTCCCGCTGTTGACTGCATGACCCCAATCATATCCTGCAAACCTATATCCCCAGGCGGCGCGATTGCATAAACAGGTCTTGAAGGTTGCAGTTGCACCAGGTACGGTTCGTCGGGTGCGGACTGCTCGTTTGTTGTGGAAGCCGAGGGTGTCAGCCGAGTGATAGAGAGGTGGAGCGTTAGAGGTGGAGAGGTAGGGATCGGTATGGGTaagtggaggagatgaccGGTGAGAGTAAATGTATGCGAATGCCTAGAATCCAAAGTCAACGAGGAGCAATGAAACAATGAATATGTGACGTACCGGAACCCCAATGCTTTTACAAAGTCTTCGATATCTCGTGAAGAACTCATATCCTGTACTTCTACACTCATCACAGCTCTCACAGCGGCTTCCGAGTACTCTGCACTTCGTAACCTCGACGAAACATATGCAAGCGTATGCACCCAATCCccgtcatccttctcttttcctttccccttATCCCGCACAGTGCCTGCAATTCGTATGGAGCGAAAACGTAGGTTCCGCGTTTGACCAGGGAGAACAGGGTTAGTGGTGGTGTAGATACGTTCGATAAGGTGAAGAGGCTCAGCGTGGATcgcgaggagggagaggtggGAAAGAATGGACGTATGCAGTGACggtgggaggagagagtaTAGGGTAGGTTCGAGAGGTGTTGTTTGCGAGGACGTCGAGGCCATTTCCAAGTATTCTATTATACTGAAAATAGCAAAATGCCTATGTGGTCAAATACAAGGCCAAATACATCAATCCATGTTCGTTTGAGCTTGAATTCAAAGTGTCAATCAGAACGCCAATCACGTGACCACGACGCGTCCTAAAAGATGGGTGTCATTTATCGATCCTCTCGTCCATGGCATTCTTATCCACACCTCTACCATCGAGCGACTATAAAATGCCCAGGTCAACATACACTGAAGCCCTTCTCGGCCCAGAGGTGTATAAAAAGGTTAGAGAGACAAAGGTTCTCGTCGTTGGTGCTGGTGGTATTGGCTGTGAACTCCGTGGGTCAGCTTTAGCATCGCGTCTTTCGTTTGACTTGGAGCGCGACTTGCTGAACATCAAAGATTAGTCAAGAACCTTGTTTTGGTTGGGTTCGCCAATATTGAAATAGTATGTGGCTTACTAGCGTCCTGCATTTCTGCCTATCAACTAACACGTTTTAAGATCGACCTTGATACCATTGACCTCTCAAACTTGAACCGCCAGTTCCTCTTCCGAAAACCCGACATATCTAAATCCAAAGCCCTTGTTGCCGCTGCGACAGCTCACCACTTCAACCCCAACTCTGGCATCAACATCAACGCTAGGCACGGGAATGTCAAGGATAGTGTGAATGACCTCGAGTGGATCAAGGGGTTCGGCTTGGTCATGAACGCATTGGATAATATGGGTAGGTTTCGAGTAAAGGGGTAGTTTATGTTTTGATGAAACAAAATGGGAGCTGATGGTCGTGAGCAAGATGCACGACGGCATGTGAATAGGCTTTGTCAGGCTGCTGGTGTCCCTCTTATCGAGTCTGGTACTGCCGGTTACCTCGGTCAGGTTACTCCCATGATCAAGGTTTGTCCAAaatcaccatcctcttgaAGGATCAATAATCACAAGGCTGATAACCCTATACAGGACGTCACTGAATGCTTTGACTGTGTACCCAAGCCTGCCCCCAAAGCGTTCCCAGTCTGCACTATCCGTTCAACACCTAGTGAACCTATTCACTGTATCGTCTGGGCAAAGACGTACCTTTTTGGAAAGTTGTttggtgaagatgatgaggacaTGGACACTGAAGAGCTGGACAAGGCTAAATCTAGTGGGGAGAATGGTAAGTTGATCAAAATCCCTGTTTTTAACGACGCCATATGTCCATGCTCAGTATGACTTGTCAGCGGAGGAAATTGAAAACCTGAAAAAGGAAGCCGCTGCCTTCCGACAAGTAAGGAAATCCCTTAGCGAAGAGGACGGCCCTCGGCGAGTATTCCACAAAATTTTCAACGAAGATATCCGCCGTCTCTTGGCTATGGAGGATATgtggaaaaaggaaggccGTGTAAAGCCTGTACCTCTTGATTGTGATGCCATTCTTGACGAGACGTTTGTCACCCCACCACTCCGTACGGTTCCTGTGACGAACCAGCAAGCGGACAGTGACAGGGCGGCTGAAAGGGACAAGGGTAAATCCGCGGCGCTGTTGAAGGACCAGAAAGAGTTGAATTTGAAGGAGAATTTGGAATTGTTCCTGGACAGGTAGGTTACTTATATATTTGAACATTGCTGATTGAATAGCTGCAAGAGGCTTTCCGCTCGAGCACTCGCCTTTCCCGACACACCTCTGTCCTTTgacaaggatgatgacgatacTCTTGACTTTGTACTTGCGACAGCTAACCTTCGAGCTACCGCTTACGGTATCCCCAATAAGACTCGTTTCCAAGTCAAAGGCAAGTTGCTTGTCGCAtaggggaaaaaaaatcaatACTCATACCCGCTATAGAAATGGCCGGTAATATCATTCCCGCTATTGCTACCACCAACGCCATCATCGCCGGTCTTATCGTGATGCAATCCCTCAACATCCTCTCT
Encoded here:
- a CDS encoding hypothetical protein (Match to EST gb|CF190724.1|CF190724), encoding MSTEETARPLKPSVQATELPKEASLASLPSESYPEIHQGASLLLALRLQDRPILLIGGGVVASSRLYFLLESGAHITLISPLPLDPSISHYISHPSTASQITHLARPYAGRSDPVKVKDFDLVLTAIDDNDLSREVCEMCREERVMVNVADIPPQCDFYFGAQMRRGPLQILISTGGLGPRAGAMLRDLIVDALPDDIESSLEGVGALRRDLRERAPGVGGKGGKKRMEWMKAICDKWGLGQMKKFNDVTVRKRILDEGWEKGIVLGPEHLEKRGDDWTAIAGKVVGNMLALGMAAGFAIWLRAYNTAKR
- a CDS encoding hypothetical protein (HMMPfam hit to ThiF, ThiF family, score: 166.8, E(): 4.7e-47; HMMPfam hit to UBACT, Repeat in ubiquitin-activating (UBA) protein, score: 121.5, E(): 2e-33) is translated as MPRSTYTEALLGPEVYKKVRETKVLVVGAGGIGCELLKNLVLVGFANIEIIDLDTIDLSNLNRQFLFRKPDISKSKALVAAATAHHFNPNSGININARHGNVKDSVNDLEWIKGFGLVMNALDNMDARRHVNRLCQAAGVPLIESGTAGYLGQVTPMIKDVTECFDCVPKPAPKAFPVCTIRSTPSEPIHCIVWAKTYLFGKLFGEDDEDMDTEELDKAKSSGENAEEIENLKKEAAAFRQVRKSLSEEDGPRRVFHKIFNEDIRRLLAMEDMWKKEGRVKPVPLDCDAILDETFVTPPLRTVPVTNQQADSDRAAERDKGKSAALLKDQKELNLKENLELFLDSCKRLSARALAFPDTPLSFDKDDDDTLDFVLATANLRATAYGIPNKTRFQVKEMAGNIIPAIATTNAIIAGLIVMQSLNILSRIHSTSNGGPSTDSSSIPVRNVFLRTDPTKPLGSFLPQHPDPTCSVCRDVYIPFKADVGKCTLGEFVEDAVKDWLGSAEFEGQGEGEDVEWTVFEGGRLLADPDFDDNLGRTLDDLGVGRGKILTVRDEDTKYRPVHFCVCQPDPEASKAYTLPDEKPTIPLAPAKPGAAARESSEEPEIVEHVPANTAPKDLPSVTAGVKRPAPEDEGQTAVGRDDAKKRRVTTVVDDDDDFEIL
- a CDS encoding hypothetical protein (Match to EST gb|CF185324.1|CF185324) encodes the protein MASTSSQTTPLEPTLYSLLPPSLHTSILSHLSLLAIHAEPLHLIERIYTTTNPVLPGQTRNLRFRSIRIAGTVRDKGKGKEKDDGDWVHTLAYVSSRLRSAEYSEAAVRAVMSVEVQDMSSSRDIEDFVKALGFRHSHTFTLTGHLLHLPIPIPTSPPLTLHLSITRLTPSASTTNEQSAPDEPYLVQLQPSRPVYAIAPPGDIGLQDMIGVMQSTAGRLDGLEWSTGQ